Proteins encoded in a region of the Vicia villosa cultivar HV-30 ecotype Madison, WI linkage group LG5, Vvil1.0, whole genome shotgun sequence genome:
- the LOC131602846 gene encoding uncharacterized protein LOC131602846 isoform X1: MLSSDDDDGDIDVFYDSLDSLSGQDSVLAEEEFGFERRYDEIWVNEPVSVKERRELFLQGMDLAYSSSKILSQEKIMRFNERIMRCSGAVSNACVFPSDKVSEKTVFSGWNATSEAEVLLEGLKVCREDEVDASSQWEMNETVDATSTAPEHREREDEAQEFRDFDKSKTSRNNWWKRFVNVGKGDEGKVRSKFSRGMNKTSRIKVRRNKKRWLEFSEVYIGQEIKAHKGLVWTMKFSPNGEYLASGGEDGVVRIWRVMSRDKSRPFILLPNDIFQIEESPLHELFGHSSDILDLAWSNSDILLSSSMDKTVRAWKIGCDQCLHVFAHKDFVTCIQFNPVDENYFISGSIDGKVRIWGICEERVIDWADIRDVISAISYQQDGKGFVVGSVTGTCRFYAASGKYFKLEAQIDICGKKKASGNRITGIQFFQSNCQRIMITSEDSKIRIFDRTEIVQKYKGLPWSGSQMSGSFTSSGKHIISVGEDSRVYIWNFNDFENASSRKKKSQHSCEYFSFKGVTVAIPWCGMKAEDRNNMSRPISETKGKQEFGSEVRDTDRFSLGNWFFIDGTCRGSMTWPEEKLPTWDLPLAEDGYDHRKLYKKDSSQGKNKSETWGLTIVAAGSDGTIKTFHNFSLPVRL, from the exons ATGCTGAgctctgatgatgatgatggagatATTGATGTATTCTATGACTCATTGGATAGTTTGTCAGGTCAAGATTCTGTTTTAGCCGAAGAAGAGTTTGGTTTCGAAAGGCGTTACGATGAAATTTGGGTGAATGAGCCTGTTAGTGTGAAAGAAAGAAGGGAACTTTTTTTGCAGGGTATGGATTTAGCTTATAGTTCTTCCAAGATTTTGTCTCAAGAAAAAATTATGAGGTTTAATGAGAGGATCATGAGGTGCAGTGGAGCGGTCTCAAATGCATGTGTTTTCCCTTCTGATAAAGTATCTGAGAAGACGGTTTTCTCGGGATGGAATGCAACTTCTGAGGCAGAAGTCTTGTTGGAAGGACTTAAAGTGTGTCGCGAGGATGAGGTGGATGCAAGTTCTCAATGGGAAATGAATGAGACGGTGGATGCAACTTCTACAGCTCCTGAGCACAGAGAAAGAGAAGATGAAGCACAAGAGTTTCGGGATTTTGATAAGAGTAAAACTAGTAGGAATAACTGGTGGAAGCGTTTTGTAAATGTCGGAAAAGGCGACGAAGGAAAAGTTAGATCAAAATTTAGTAGAGGAATGAATAAAACAAGTAGGATAAAGGTAAGACGGAATAAAAAGAGGTGGCTTGAGTTCAGTGAGGTATACATTGGACAAGAGATTAAAGCTCACAAAGGATTGGTATGGACTATGAAATTCAGTCCTAATGGTGAGTATTTAGCTAGTGGGGGTGAAGATGGTGTCGTACGCATATGGCGCGTTATGTCTCGTGACAAAAGCCGGCCCTTTATTTTACTTCCAAATGATATTTTTCAAATTGAGGAATCACCACTGCACGAATTGTTTGGTCATTCCAGTGATATCTTGGATTTGGCTTGGTCTAATTCTGAT ATTCTTCTCTCGTCTTCTATGGATAAAACTGTCCGTGCTTGGAAAATTGGTTGTGATCAATGTCTACATGTTTTCGCCCACAAAGACTTCG TGACATGCATTCAATTCAACCCTGTTGATGAAAATTACTTCATCAGTGGATCAATAGATGGTAAAGTTCGAATATGGGGGATATGCGAAGAGCGAGTTATTGACTGGGCAGATATAAGAGATGTCATAAGTGCTATAAGTTACCAACAAGACGGGAAA GGATTTGTAGTTGGTTCTGTCACAGGTACTTGCCGATTTTATGCTGCTTCAG GAAAATATTTCAAGCTTGAGGCTCAGATAGATATCTGTGGAAAGAAGAAAGCATCAGGCAACAGGATTACCGGCATTCAG TTCTTCCAAAGCAACTGTCAGAGAATTATGATCACGTCAGAAGATTCCAAAATTCGCATATTTGATAGAACTGAGATTGTtcagaaatacaaag GCCTTCCGTGGTCGGGAAGTCAGATGTCTGGTTCATTTACATCAAGTGGGAAACATATAATTTCGGTTGGAGAAGACTCGCGTGTTTATATTTGGAACTTCAATGACTTTGAAAATGCTTCTTCAAGAAAAAAGAAATCCCAgcattcttgtgaatatttttccTTCAAGGGTGTAACGGTTGCAATACCTTGGTGTGGCATGAAAGCAGAAGACAGAAATAACATGTCGCGTCCCATTTCAGAAACAAAAGGCAAGCAAGAGTTTGGTTCCGAGGTTAGAGATACAGATCGTTTTTCTCTCGGTAATTGGTTCTTCATAGATGGTACATGCCGAGGTTCTATGACATGGCCCGAGGAGAAACTTCCAACATGGGATTTACCTCTTGCAGAAGACGGATATGATCATCGGAAGTTATATAAAAAAGATAGTAGCCAAGGCAAGAATAAATCAGAAACATGGGGACTCACTATAGTGGCAGCTGGCAGTGATGGAACTATCAAGACATTCCACAACTTTAGTTTGCCTGTTAGGCTCTAG
- the LOC131602846 gene encoding uncharacterized protein LOC131602846 isoform X2 produces MDLAYSSSKILSQEKIMRFNERIMRCSGAVSNACVFPSDKVSEKTVFSGWNATSEAEVLLEGLKVCREDEVDASSQWEMNETVDATSTAPEHREREDEAQEFRDFDKSKTSRNNWWKRFVNVGKGDEGKVRSKFSRGMNKTSRIKVRRNKKRWLEFSEVYIGQEIKAHKGLVWTMKFSPNGEYLASGGEDGVVRIWRVMSRDKSRPFILLPNDIFQIEESPLHELFGHSSDILDLAWSNSDILLSSSMDKTVRAWKIGCDQCLHVFAHKDFVTCIQFNPVDENYFISGSIDGKVRIWGICEERVIDWADIRDVISAISYQQDGKGFVVGSVTGTCRFYAASGKYFKLEAQIDICGKKKASGNRITGIQFFQSNCQRIMITSEDSKIRIFDRTEIVQKYKGLPWSGSQMSGSFTSSGKHIISVGEDSRVYIWNFNDFENASSRKKKSQHSCEYFSFKGVTVAIPWCGMKAEDRNNMSRPISETKGKQEFGSEVRDTDRFSLGNWFFIDGTCRGSMTWPEEKLPTWDLPLAEDGYDHRKLYKKDSSQGKNKSETWGLTIVAAGSDGTIKTFHNFSLPVRL; encoded by the exons ATGGATTTAGCTTATAGTTCTTCCAAGATTTTGTCTCAAGAAAAAATTATGAGGTTTAATGAGAGGATCATGAGGTGCAGTGGAGCGGTCTCAAATGCATGTGTTTTCCCTTCTGATAAAGTATCTGAGAAGACGGTTTTCTCGGGATGGAATGCAACTTCTGAGGCAGAAGTCTTGTTGGAAGGACTTAAAGTGTGTCGCGAGGATGAGGTGGATGCAAGTTCTCAATGGGAAATGAATGAGACGGTGGATGCAACTTCTACAGCTCCTGAGCACAGAGAAAGAGAAGATGAAGCACAAGAGTTTCGGGATTTTGATAAGAGTAAAACTAGTAGGAATAACTGGTGGAAGCGTTTTGTAAATGTCGGAAAAGGCGACGAAGGAAAAGTTAGATCAAAATTTAGTAGAGGAATGAATAAAACAAGTAGGATAAAGGTAAGACGGAATAAAAAGAGGTGGCTTGAGTTCAGTGAGGTATACATTGGACAAGAGATTAAAGCTCACAAAGGATTGGTATGGACTATGAAATTCAGTCCTAATGGTGAGTATTTAGCTAGTGGGGGTGAAGATGGTGTCGTACGCATATGGCGCGTTATGTCTCGTGACAAAAGCCGGCCCTTTATTTTACTTCCAAATGATATTTTTCAAATTGAGGAATCACCACTGCACGAATTGTTTGGTCATTCCAGTGATATCTTGGATTTGGCTTGGTCTAATTCTGAT ATTCTTCTCTCGTCTTCTATGGATAAAACTGTCCGTGCTTGGAAAATTGGTTGTGATCAATGTCTACATGTTTTCGCCCACAAAGACTTCG TGACATGCATTCAATTCAACCCTGTTGATGAAAATTACTTCATCAGTGGATCAATAGATGGTAAAGTTCGAATATGGGGGATATGCGAAGAGCGAGTTATTGACTGGGCAGATATAAGAGATGTCATAAGTGCTATAAGTTACCAACAAGACGGGAAA GGATTTGTAGTTGGTTCTGTCACAGGTACTTGCCGATTTTATGCTGCTTCAG GAAAATATTTCAAGCTTGAGGCTCAGATAGATATCTGTGGAAAGAAGAAAGCATCAGGCAACAGGATTACCGGCATTCAG TTCTTCCAAAGCAACTGTCAGAGAATTATGATCACGTCAGAAGATTCCAAAATTCGCATATTTGATAGAACTGAGATTGTtcagaaatacaaag GCCTTCCGTGGTCGGGAAGTCAGATGTCTGGTTCATTTACATCAAGTGGGAAACATATAATTTCGGTTGGAGAAGACTCGCGTGTTTATATTTGGAACTTCAATGACTTTGAAAATGCTTCTTCAAGAAAAAAGAAATCCCAgcattcttgtgaatatttttccTTCAAGGGTGTAACGGTTGCAATACCTTGGTGTGGCATGAAAGCAGAAGACAGAAATAACATGTCGCGTCCCATTTCAGAAACAAAAGGCAAGCAAGAGTTTGGTTCCGAGGTTAGAGATACAGATCGTTTTTCTCTCGGTAATTGGTTCTTCATAGATGGTACATGCCGAGGTTCTATGACATGGCCCGAGGAGAAACTTCCAACATGGGATTTACCTCTTGCAGAAGACGGATATGATCATCGGAAGTTATATAAAAAAGATAGTAGCCAAGGCAAGAATAAATCAGAAACATGGGGACTCACTATAGTGGCAGCTGGCAGTGATGGAACTATCAAGACATTCCACAACTTTAGTTTGCCTGTTAGGCTCTAG